Proteins encoded by one window of Enterococcus faecalis:
- a CDS encoding acetate/propionate family kinase: MSKTIAINAGSSSLKWQLYQMPNEEVIAKGIVERIGLKDSIFTIKYGEGQKYEVIVDIDNHEVAVKMLLDQLIDLNILGSYDEITGVGHRVVAGGEEFKDSVVITDEVLEKIEALSELAPLHNPANAMGIKAFKHILPEIISVAVFDTSFHTTMPEHNYLYSVPREYYEKFAARKYGAHGTSHRYVSQRAAEMLGRPIEDLKIITCHLGNGASITAVDGGKSVDTSMGFTPLAGVTMGTRSGDVDASLLPYLMTKLGLTDVQDMVDILNKKSGLLGLTNGLSSDMRDIQSNLDKPEVQTAYNIFIDRIRKYIGSYVTVMNGVDAIVFTAGIGENAVGVRKDIIDGMTWFGCEIDDDKNNVHGEEAVISTDDSKIKLLLVPTDEELMIARDVERLK; the protein is encoded by the coding sequence ATGTCTAAAACAATTGCAATTAATGCAGGTAGTTCAAGTTTAAAATGGCAATTATACCAAATGCCAAATGAAGAAGTGATCGCTAAAGGAATCGTTGAACGTATTGGCTTAAAAGATTCTATCTTCACAATTAAATATGGTGAAGGACAAAAATATGAAGTAATTGTTGATATTGATAACCATGAAGTGGCAGTAAAAATGTTACTAGACCAATTAATCGACTTAAACATTTTAGGTTCTTATGATGAAATTACTGGTGTTGGTCACCGTGTAGTTGCTGGTGGAGAAGAATTTAAAGATTCTGTTGTTATTACAGACGAAGTATTAGAAAAAATTGAAGCTTTATCTGAATTAGCACCTTTACACAACCCAGCGAATGCGATGGGGATTAAAGCATTTAAACATATCTTACCAGAAATCATTAGCGTGGCAGTCTTTGATACGTCGTTCCACACAACAATGCCAGAACACAACTATTTGTATAGTGTACCGCGTGAATACTATGAAAAATTTGCTGCACGTAAATATGGGGCACATGGAACAAGTCATCGTTATGTCTCTCAACGTGCTGCAGAAATGTTAGGTCGTCCAATTGAAGACTTGAAAATTATCACTTGTCACTTAGGAAATGGTGCTTCAATCACTGCAGTTGATGGTGGTAAATCAGTCGATACATCAATGGGCTTCACTCCTCTTGCTGGCGTTACAATGGGGACTCGTTCAGGGGATGTTGATGCGTCACTATTACCTTATTTAATGACAAAACTTGGCTTGACTGATGTACAAGACATGGTTGATATTTTAAACAAAAAATCTGGTTTATTAGGTTTAACAAATGGTTTATCAAGCGACATGCGCGATATACAATCAAACTTAGATAAACCTGAAGTTCAAACAGCATACAACATTTTTATCGATCGTATTCGTAAATACATTGGTAGCTATGTCACTGTTATGAATGGCGTTGATGCGATTGTCTTTACTGCTGGAATCGGTGAAAATGCAGTTGGCGTTCGTAAAGATATTATTGATGGCATGACTTGGTTTGGTTGTGAAATCGATGATGACAAAAATAATGTACACGGTGAAGAAGCAGTTATCTCAACTGATGATTCAAAAATCAAGCTTCTATTAGTACCAACTGATGAAGAGTTAATGATTGCCCGTGACGTAGAACGTCTAAAATAA
- a CDS encoding class I SAM-dependent methyltransferase, producing MFPEKIEEAFEPMEQAIQLLQQSLDTSFLDAYIENGENILDDFQVRVLDGVPNPETVKQLETLYHTIKKIDLAPEDVRRLSQLLLLKGTRKEQLQANHQLTPDGIGFLFVYLVEQLTNKSEPLKILDPASGMGNLLLTVLLNLETAGYKVSGYGVDIDETLLAVSSVNNAWSQANIQLFHQDGLQDLLLDPVDLALSDLPIGYYPNDERAKGFAAAAEEGHSYAHHLLMEQAMKYVKPAGFGLFLIPTNILETEQSEFFKNWLTKNVYLQGMIQLPDELFKSEQSRKSILLVQNKGADAEQVKEVLLAKLASLKDINKVTEFFKQFEAWKASNLK from the coding sequence TTGTTCCCAGAAAAAATTGAAGAGGCTTTCGAGCCAATGGAACAAGCAATCCAGTTATTGCAACAGTCATTGGATACTTCTTTTTTAGATGCGTATATTGAAAATGGTGAAAATATTTTAGATGATTTTCAAGTACGAGTACTTGACGGAGTACCTAATCCAGAGACAGTGAAACAATTAGAAACGCTGTATCATACGATTAAAAAAATTGATTTAGCTCCTGAAGATGTGCGACGCTTGTCCCAATTACTTTTGTTAAAAGGAACGAGAAAAGAGCAGCTTCAAGCAAATCATCAATTGACGCCAGACGGTATTGGCTTTTTGTTTGTTTATTTAGTAGAACAATTAACAAATAAATCAGAGCCATTAAAAATTTTAGATCCTGCTTCAGGAATGGGAAATTTACTGTTAACGGTTCTGCTAAACCTTGAAACAGCTGGTTACAAAGTTTCTGGTTATGGTGTGGATATCGATGAAACACTTTTGGCGGTATCTTCTGTGAACAATGCTTGGTCACAAGCTAATATTCAGTTGTTCCATCAAGACGGATTGCAAGATTTGTTATTGGATCCAGTTGATTTAGCATTAAGTGACTTGCCGATTGGCTATTATCCAAATGATGAGCGAGCAAAGGGATTTGCTGCTGCTGCGGAGGAAGGCCATAGTTATGCGCATCATTTATTAATGGAACAAGCCATGAAATACGTGAAACCAGCAGGGTTCGGCTTATTCTTAATCCCAACCAATATTTTAGAGACTGAGCAAAGTGAATTCTTTAAAAATTGGTTGACAAAAAACGTCTATTTACAAGGAATGATACAGTTACCTGATGAATTGTTTAAGTCAGAACAATCACGTAAAAGTATCTTGCTTGTTCAAAACAAGGGTGCAGATGCTGAGCAAGTGAAGGAAGTTTTGTTAGCAAAACTTGCCTCTTTGAAAGATATCAATAAAGTAACGGAGTTCTTTAAACAATTTGAAGCTTGGAAAGCTTCAAATTTAAAATAA
- the comGG gene encoding competence type IV pilus minor pilin ComGG — protein MRQKYSGNLLFTAMAFVYLMSFLALQLLEERQLTQKFTQATQEYYAGKSILHLFLADVKQNRRKLKTEEKLMYEQVTLDYTYKNEQLRITVLLNKSGRKYQYQERVSHQKKAETMLE, from the coding sequence ATGAGGCAAAAATATTCAGGAAACTTATTGTTCACGGCCATGGCCTTTGTTTATTTGATGAGTTTTCTCGCCCTTCAGTTACTAGAAGAACGTCAGTTAACACAAAAATTTACGCAAGCTACCCAGGAATACTATGCAGGGAAAAGTATCCTTCATTTATTTCTTGCAGATGTTAAACAAAATAGACGAAAGTTAAAAACAGAAGAAAAGCTCATGTACGAGCAAGTAACCCTCGATTATACATATAAAAATGAACAATTAAGAATAACTGTTTTATTAAACAAATCTGGTCGAAAATACCAATATCAAGAGAGAGTTTCTCATCAAAAAAAAGCGGAAACAATGCTGGAATAG
- the comGF gene encoding competence type IV pilus minor pilin ComGF has translation MVNKKYAGFTMLECLVALVVLSCMCQLFQLMIQQSFIGNQYLKNNDSKSWHIFLIQLEKECQKLVFQTGSAQEISFLDSETNKTISIQIKEDKIIKRVNGKGYQPLLIGIKNGQFKNEGQSFTLEVTFTSGKTFDSFFPIKGEF, from the coding sequence TTGGTCAATAAAAAATATGCGGGTTTTACAATGTTAGAGTGTTTAGTGGCACTAGTCGTTTTAAGTTGTATGTGTCAATTGTTTCAGTTGATGATTCAACAAAGTTTTATCGGAAATCAATATTTGAAAAACAATGATTCGAAATCCTGGCATATTTTTTTAATTCAATTAGAAAAAGAATGTCAAAAGCTCGTTTTCCAAACAGGCTCTGCTCAAGAGATTTCTTTCCTCGACTCAGAAACAAACAAGACTATTTCAATTCAAATCAAAGAAGATAAAATTATTAAGCGAGTCAATGGTAAAGGCTATCAACCGCTGTTAATTGGTATCAAAAATGGACAGTTTAAAAATGAAGGACAATCGTTTACTTTGGAAGTTACTTTTACTTCTGGAAAAACATTTGATAGTTTTTTTCCGATAAAGGGAGAATTTTAA
- a CDS encoding type II secretion system protein yields the protein MANIRRKLTIYSGFILLESLVSFSIVCVVAGIFSLTITQLIQQNYQREQELTRTRLGYEAILFLEQTGDLRFKERIYQGETYRFSLMENEGRRILKVTDSRGAILIGQ from the coding sequence GTGGCAAATATACGAAGAAAATTAACTATTTATAGCGGTTTTATTTTATTAGAGAGTCTCGTTAGTTTTAGTATTGTATGTGTGGTAGCAGGGATATTCTCCCTGACTATTACACAATTAATTCAGCAAAATTATCAACGGGAGCAAGAATTAACGCGCACTCGTCTAGGATACGAAGCAATTTTATTTTTAGAGCAGACGGGTGATTTACGTTTCAAAGAGCGGATATATCAAGGAGAAACTTACCGATTTTCTTTGATGGAGAACGAGGGAAGAAGGATACTAAAAGTCACAGATTCAAGAGGAGCGATTTTGATTGGTCAATAA
- the hemH gene encoding ferrochelatase encodes MKRTGILLVNLGTPKDSSKTEVRKYLKTFLSDRRVIKIHPIIWKPILNGIILNIRPKKSAKLYQKICTENGFPLLEYTEKQMENLKNICPEVEVTIGMSYSEPSIETALDTLLSKEIEELNVIPMYPQYSGTTVGSVFDSVMNYFIKSDRIVDIKFIRSFYNNPQYIGYFSKKINEALNESPIDAIVFSYHGIPMSYVKDGDNYPEECTKTTKLIMDKLGDIPYYQTYQSKFGPSEWLKPATDDTLKKLPSKGIKNILIVAPGFVVDCLETIEELEHENRNYFLENGGEFYKYVHPFNGDIEFAKLVKDIISL; translated from the coding sequence TTGAAAAGAACAGGAATTCTCTTAGTGAATTTAGGAACACCAAAAGATTCTTCCAAGACGGAAGTAAGGAAGTATTTAAAAACTTTTTTATCAGATAGAAGAGTAATAAAAATACATCCTATAATTTGGAAACCGATTTTGAACGGTATTATTTTGAATATACGTCCAAAAAAATCAGCAAAACTCTATCAAAAAATTTGTACTGAAAATGGATTTCCTCTTTTGGAATATACTGAGAAACAAATGGAAAATTTGAAAAATATATGTCCAGAAGTGGAAGTTACAATTGGAATGTCATACAGTGAACCGAGTATAGAAACTGCTCTAGATACATTATTATCAAAAGAGATTGAAGAACTCAATGTCATACCAATGTATCCGCAATACTCTGGGACAACGGTAGGATCAGTGTTTGATTCCGTTATGAATTATTTTATAAAAAGTGATAGGATAGTGGATATTAAATTTATTCGATCATTTTACAATAATCCACAGTATATAGGTTACTTTTCAAAAAAAATAAATGAAGCTTTGAATGAAAGTCCAATAGATGCTATCGTTTTTTCATACCACGGAATTCCTATGTCTTATGTAAAAGATGGGGATAACTACCCGGAGGAATGTACTAAAACAACAAAATTAATAATGGATAAATTAGGAGATATTCCTTATTATCAAACCTATCAATCGAAATTTGGGCCATCTGAATGGTTAAAACCAGCAACTGATGATACCTTGAAAAAATTACCATCAAAAGGTATTAAAAATATATTAATTGTTGCACCAGGGTTTGTTGTAGACTGTCTAGAAACAATAGAAGAATTGGAACACGAAAACAGAAACTATTTTTTAGAAAATGGTGGGGAATTCTACAAATATGTTCATCCATTTAATGGGGATATTGAATTTGCAAAATTAGTAAAGGACATTATTTCTTTGTAG
- a CDS encoding cold-shock protein — MNNGTVKWFNSDKGFGFITGEDGNDVFAHFSAIQADGFKSLEEGQAVTFDIEEGQRGMQAVNIFKA; from the coding sequence ATGAACAACGGTACAGTAAAGTGGTTTAACTCAGACAAAGGTTTTGGATTTATTACAGGTGAAGATGGCAATGACGTATTTGCTCATTTTTCAGCAATTCAAGCGGATGGTTTTAAGTCATTAGAAGAAGGACAAGCAGTAACTTTTGATATTGAAGAAGGACAGCGCGGTATGCAAGCTGTTAATATTTTTAAAGCATAA
- a CDS encoding LysM peptidoglycan-binding domain-containing protein produces MKKKLLATLLVVLFFVSPISTFAAKGDQGVDLSIWNGYQATFGYAHDKFSISQIGGQNNYGIYDQVTYSSQVASTIAQGKRAHTYVWWQNVLTYENAKQVLDYFLPKVQTPKGSIVALDAEDGVQSTDVTLWALDYIKEAGYTPMLYGYKGYLTSSYDLSRIAKKYQLWMAEYPDYEVTPYPNYNYFPSFENIGIFQFTSTYVAGGLDGNVDLTGITDNGYTKNNQPATNTPAIEEGKEVENTPSSDVKVGDTVKVKFSVDAWATGEAIPQWVKGNSYKVQEVTESRVLLEGILSWISKGNIELLPDAATVPDKQPEATHVVQYGETLSSIAYQYGTNYQRLAALNGLTNPNLIYPGQILKVNGSVVSNIYTVQYGDNLSSIAAKLGTTYQTLAALNGLANPNLIYSGQTLSY; encoded by the coding sequence ATGAAAAAGAAACTATTGGCAACGTTACTGGTAGTCTTATTTTTTGTATCACCAATTAGCACATTTGCTGCAAAAGGAGACCAAGGCGTTGATTTGTCTATTTGGAATGGGTATCAAGCAACATTTGGTTATGCACATGATAAATTCTCAATTTCACAAATTGGTGGGCAAAACAACTATGGGATTTATGATCAAGTTACTTATTCTAGTCAAGTAGCTAGTACGATTGCTCAAGGTAAACGAGCGCATACGTATGTATGGTGGCAAAACGTCCTTACCTACGAAAATGCAAAGCAAGTATTAGATTACTTTTTACCTAAAGTTCAAACACCAAAGGGATCAATTGTCGCCTTAGATGCGGAAGACGGCGTTCAATCGACGGATGTAACGCTATGGGCGTTAGACTATATCAAAGAGGCTGGATATACACCGATGCTTTACGGATACAAAGGGTATCTTACTTCATCTTATGATTTATCACGAATTGCAAAGAAGTATCAATTATGGATGGCAGAATATCCAGATTATGAAGTGACACCTTATCCAAATTACAATTATTTTCCTTCATTTGAAAATATCGGTATTTTTCAGTTCACGTCAACCTACGTTGCAGGAGGGCTAGATGGTAACGTTGATTTAACAGGTATTACTGATAATGGTTATACAAAGAATAACCAACCAGCAACAAACACACCAGCTATTGAGGAAGGTAAAGAAGTAGAAAATACGCCAAGTTCCGATGTTAAAGTGGGCGACACTGTTAAAGTGAAATTTAGTGTTGATGCTTGGGCAACTGGCGAAGCTATTCCGCAATGGGTAAAAGGAAACAGCTATAAAGTACAAGAAGTAACTGAAAGCAGAGTATTGCTTGAAGGTATCTTGTCATGGATCAGCAAAGGCAATATTGAATTATTGCCAGATGCGGCAACTGTTCCTGATAAACAACCAGAAGCGACTCATGTGGTACAATACGGCGAAACATTATCAAGCATTGCTTATCAATACGGAACAAACTATCAAAGATTGGCTGCATTAAATGGATTGACAAATCCAAATCTTATTTACCCTGGCCAAATTTTGAAAGTAAATGGATCAGTAGTAAGCAACATTTACACAGTTCAATACGGTGATAATTTATCAAGTATTGCAGCTAAGCTTGGTACGACTTATCAAACCTTAGCTGCATTAAACGGATTAGCAAATCCTAACTTGATTTATTCTGGTCAAACATTGAGCTATTGA
- a CDS encoding phage holin, translating into MINWKSRIKNKQFWLSIIPAVLLLIQVVAVPFGYKFQIEMINKQLLDVVNALFVVLTILGIVTDPTTPGLSDRKGDK; encoded by the coding sequence ATGATTAATTGGAAATCAAGAATAAAGAACAAACAATTTTGGCTTTCGATTATTCCAGCAGTTCTATTATTAATTCAAGTAGTAGCAGTTCCTTTTGGATATAAATTTCAAATTGAAATGATTAATAAGCAACTGTTAGATGTTGTTAATGCATTATTTGTTGTGCTAACTATTCTAGGTATTGTGACAGATCCCACAACACCTGGATTATCAGATAGGAAAGGAGATAAATAA
- a CDS encoding XkdX family protein, with amino-acid sequence MKTNAFPGFDNIKQLYDWNCYTKQDLVDYVNMNCLTKEEYTKICGEPFSES; translated from the coding sequence ATGAAAACGAATGCTTTTCCAGGTTTCGATAATATTAAACAGTTGTATGATTGGAATTGTTATACAAAACAAGATTTAGTAGATTACGTGAATATGAATTGCTTAACAAAAGAAGAATATACAAAAATTTGTGGAGAACCGTTTAGCGAAAGCTAA
- a CDS encoding collagen-like protein, whose protein sequence is MTDIVKVKQGGTQVFPQTHWNAVEGKPEVLKGEKGDPGPQGPKGDKGDVGPQGPAGQNATTTDVATSIKNGLMSKEDKTKLDGLPAITFEKVGEV, encoded by the coding sequence ATGACAGATATTGTTAAAGTAAAACAAGGAGGAACACAGGTATTTCCTCAAACACATTGGAATGCTGTGGAAGGGAAACCAGAAGTATTGAAAGGTGAAAAGGGAGACCCAGGTCCACAAGGTCCAAAAGGAGATAAAGGAGACGTTGGTCCGCAAGGTCCAGCAGGGCAAAATGCAACAACGACAGACGTTGCAACCTCAATAAAAAATGGCTTGATGTCTAAAGAAGATAAAACAAAGCTAGATGGATTGCCAGCAATTACGTTTGAAAAGGTAGGGGAAGTGTAA
- a CDS encoding phage baseplate upper protein: MVKWQATLSTTEPYNYIGIQNVRQGNRNTEVLEAILVENAWPLDLTGCEVFFESVIDNKYPIQRSAKIVNAKKGIIQYTFDEYSMQSLHRQEAYFSIHKGDNLIGATQNFSYFVVNAASKTEGEMGSYWQSIEDLIADMNAFINENKGDFTDWMNARKEEFEAWRDAQKTDFTSWFESIKDILKTIDPGGTMLAELMDARVDIQGVRHNSISERLLADMEYLYQKLEKRLYTLEYGEISDLIILQDDAFSLNHETEIVGTVDYPAIDGALVIATVDDTKQNAYVFEKVGEISG; this comes from the coding sequence ATGGTTAAATGGCAAGCAACGCTAAGTACAACTGAACCTTACAATTACATTGGGATTCAGAATGTACGACAAGGAAATCGAAACACAGAAGTCTTAGAAGCCATACTAGTTGAAAATGCTTGGCCACTTGATTTAACAGGTTGCGAAGTTTTTTTTGAATCGGTTATTGATAATAAATATCCGATTCAACGTTCAGCAAAAATTGTGAATGCCAAAAAAGGGATTATTCAGTATACCTTTGATGAATATTCTATGCAGTCGTTACACAGACAAGAAGCATATTTCAGTATTCATAAAGGTGATAACCTGATTGGTGCAACGCAAAACTTTTCTTACTTTGTAGTGAATGCTGCTTCGAAAACAGAAGGTGAAATGGGTTCTTATTGGCAGTCCATTGAAGATTTAATCGCGGACATGAACGCTTTTATCAACGAAAATAAGGGTGATTTTACTGATTGGATGAATGCTAGAAAAGAAGAGTTCGAAGCGTGGCGAGATGCGCAAAAAACAGATTTCACTTCATGGTTCGAATCAATCAAAGATATTTTAAAAACGATTGATCCTGGCGGTACGATGTTAGCCGAGCTAATGGATGCACGTGTAGACATTCAAGGAGTGCGCCATAATTCAATTTCTGAACGTTTATTGGCAGATATGGAATATTTGTATCAGAAATTAGAGAAACGCTTATATACGTTAGAATATGGCGAAATAAGTGACTTGATTATTTTACAAGATGATGCTTTTTCACTGAATCATGAAACAGAAATTGTTGGAACAGTTGATTATCCTGCGATCGATGGGGCATTGGTTATCGCAACAGTTGATGATACAAAACAGAACGCTTATGTGTTTGAAAAAGTGGGTGAAATAAGTGGTTAA
- a CDS encoding phage tail spike protein, with product MEAKGLIPVIFKPGEKDFSTNGLGRLVDATRCEITEEANGKYELEMDYPAISRFSDYFENGYQIKAKPNDLEEYHIFEIKQTFKDTFTNSIVIYAQSRTYKLGNRQVRLVTVDNRNGAEAMKLIEQNMDEPCDIKLYSDINTASSTTFEARNVLNCIAGEQGSLLQYWGGEIKREPFKLSLLRRRGRDNVGTVRYGKDLKGLTIKFDWQSIVTKVLPFAELQSGADGTSQRIYGNAVKSEYISKYPDVYAQYIQFTEDQGVKDIASLNKVASKYFTTLYPGSDKPKVSIELEIEKLTDSEEAKEFAKMRNYNLFDTFTVYHKLYDIDIQTKVTGIVYDALAEKTIKITAGDIQVAFYKQQSQDFQEAIKTLTKKEYMSDFVDYITNLINGVEGGSILQYPKNRPNTHYYLDTESTDTAKDVIAINNKGIGFSRTGWKGPFKNAWGINGVLNADFIGAGKIKSNIFETSFNSCGDILRMVNGTLQAWNNKKKIMELTKKGMEFWNGNSHVGTMGTKGNPFPGLADKNGNPVVSDGNSLLLVADNPQKIIGLSNQSGTGHLITGPTQFFVGNNFNFFGPNGSKAILTVDRLIVGGKEVIPGQNGGGGSGAGTGGYPSEVTSDADKFAWDLWSYLLANGYSKAAAAGILGNVQGEVGPSMNPDTEQIGGPAYGWVQWDGSAYPLVGAPTWNGREYVQRLIAAAGIKQDYRTSLAQAQLINWCMFNGQWLGQVSPLTVDEFKVVSSPKTAAYAFELNFERPAAAHPERQTYAQVWYDKFKDLKASTATGKAGIEHLETLMGKWLGNGQCYAVPAEYSGFMGGCGLGAGTIYGFSHVIGDTSSAADIGEAYDWNAVGWRVIQNPTYQDLVVGAIVNIRRGGQWGTGWTVDPTYGHTGVIYGLNNGRIQTIEQNAEQGQIVAKYDRLYFANSIQSIVIPPK from the coding sequence TTGGAGGCGAAAGGTTTGATTCCAGTTATTTTTAAACCTGGAGAAAAAGATTTTTCAACAAATGGATTAGGACGTCTTGTTGATGCGACACGTTGCGAAATCACTGAAGAAGCAAACGGAAAATATGAACTAGAAATGGACTATCCAGCGATTAGCAGATTTAGTGATTATTTCGAAAATGGCTATCAAATTAAAGCAAAGCCAAATGACTTAGAAGAATACCACATTTTTGAGATCAAACAAACGTTTAAAGATACTTTTACTAATAGCATTGTTATTTATGCCCAATCTCGTACTTATAAGCTAGGAAACAGACAAGTGAGGCTAGTAACAGTTGATAATCGTAATGGTGCAGAAGCAATGAAATTAATCGAACAGAACATGGACGAACCTTGTGATATCAAACTATATTCTGATATAAATACAGCTTCTAGCACTACATTTGAAGCTAGAAATGTATTGAATTGTATTGCAGGGGAACAAGGTTCTCTACTTCAATACTGGGGCGGAGAAATAAAACGAGAGCCTTTTAAATTATCTTTGCTAAGGCGTAGAGGACGAGATAACGTTGGAACTGTTCGTTATGGTAAAGATTTAAAAGGATTAACCATTAAATTTGATTGGCAATCAATTGTTACTAAAGTTTTGCCATTTGCAGAGCTTCAAAGTGGAGCAGACGGAACTTCTCAACGGATTTATGGAAATGCAGTTAAAAGCGAATATATCAGTAAGTATCCTGATGTTTACGCTCAATACATTCAGTTTACTGAAGATCAAGGAGTAAAAGATATAGCTAGCTTAAATAAAGTGGCAAGTAAATACTTCACTACATTATATCCAGGAAGTGATAAGCCTAAAGTTTCTATTGAATTAGAAATTGAGAAACTTACAGATTCAGAAGAAGCAAAAGAATTTGCTAAGATGCGTAACTATAATTTATTCGATACATTCACTGTATACCACAAGCTTTATGATATTGACATTCAAACGAAAGTTACAGGAATTGTCTATGATGCTTTAGCAGAAAAAACAATAAAAATCACTGCGGGAGATATCCAAGTTGCTTTTTATAAACAGCAAAGCCAAGACTTTCAAGAAGCTATAAAAACATTGACAAAAAAAGAGTATATGAGTGATTTTGTAGATTATATTACTAATTTGATTAACGGTGTTGAAGGTGGAAGTATACTTCAATATCCTAAAAATCGACCTAATACCCATTATTACTTAGATACGGAATCCACGGATACTGCAAAAGATGTGATTGCAATTAATAACAAAGGAATTGGATTCTCAAGAACTGGCTGGAAAGGTCCATTTAAAAATGCGTGGGGAATTAATGGAGTATTGAATGCGGACTTTATAGGAGCTGGCAAAATAAAATCTAATATTTTTGAAACATCATTTAATAGCTGTGGAGATATTTTACGTATGGTAAACGGTACTTTACAAGCTTGGAATAATAAGAAAAAAATCATGGAATTAACTAAAAAAGGGATGGAGTTTTGGAATGGTAATAGTCACGTTGGCACGATGGGAACAAAGGGAAATCCTTTTCCAGGGTTAGCAGATAAAAATGGAAATCCTGTAGTTTCTGATGGGAATTCATTACTATTAGTCGCAGATAATCCCCAAAAAATTATTGGTTTGTCTAACCAATCAGGCACAGGACATTTAATTACTGGTCCTACACAGTTTTTTGTTGGAAATAATTTTAACTTTTTTGGTCCAAATGGAAGTAAAGCAATTCTGACAGTTGATCGATTGATTGTGGGCGGCAAAGAAGTTATACCTGGTCAAAATGGTGGTGGCGGTTCTGGAGCTGGAACAGGTGGTTATCCATCAGAAGTTACAAGCGATGCAGATAAATTTGCTTGGGACTTATGGAGTTACCTATTAGCTAACGGATACAGCAAAGCAGCTGCTGCAGGTATCCTTGGAAATGTACAAGGAGAAGTTGGTCCAAGTATGAACCCAGATACCGAACAAATAGGCGGTCCAGCTTACGGATGGGTTCAATGGGACGGTTCAGCATATCCATTGGTAGGTGCACCAACTTGGAATGGCCGAGAATATGTACAACGCTTAATCGCAGCTGCAGGTATCAAACAAGACTATAGGACGTCATTAGCCCAAGCTCAATTAATTAATTGGTGTATGTTCAATGGGCAATGGTTAGGACAAGTAAGTCCATTAACAGTTGATGAATTTAAAGTTGTCAGCTCGCCTAAAACAGCTGCTTATGCGTTTGAATTAAACTTTGAACGTCCAGCTGCAGCACATCCAGAAAGACAAACCTATGCACAAGTATGGTATGACAAATTCAAAGATTTGAAAGCTTCTACTGCAACAGGAAAAGCTGGCATAGAACATTTGGAGACCTTAATGGGCAAATGGCTTGGTAATGGGCAATGTTATGCCGTTCCAGCCGAATATTCTGGTTTTATGGGCGGCTGTGGTTTAGGTGCAGGAACAATTTATGGCTTTTCACATGTAATTGGTGATACATCATCTGCTGCAGATATTGGTGAAGCATATGATTGGAATGCGGTAGGTTGGCGAGTAATCCAAAATCCAACGTATCAAGATTTAGTGGTAGGAGCAATCGTCAATATTAGACGAGGTGGCCAATGGGGAACAGGTTGGACAGTAGACCCAACATATGGTCACACGGGCGTGATTTACGGCTTAAATAACGGACGTATCCAAACCATAGAACAGAACGCCGAGCAAGGGCAAATTGTCGCAAAATATGACCGATTATATTTTGCTAATTCTATTCAATCGATTGTTATTCCACCAAAATAA